In the genome of Agromyces sp. Leaf222, one region contains:
- a CDS encoding cystathionine beta-synthase, translated as MKYAESIVDLVGNTPLVKLSHVVVGATEATVLAKLEYLNPGGSVKDRIASRMIEAAERDGLLQPGGTIVEPTSGNTGVGLALVAQQRGYRCIFVVPDKFGEEKRNVLTAYGAEVVVTPTSVAPDGPESYYSVSDRIVRETPGAYKPNQFANPNGPRSHYETTGPEIWDDTEGRVTHFVAGIGTGGTITGTGRYLREVSGDRVRVIGADPEGSVYSGGTGRPYFVEGVGEDMWPETFDPDVPHEVLAVSDRDAFEMTRRLAREEGLLVGGSSGMAVVAALRAAKDASPDDVFVVLLPDGGRGYLGKIFNDKWMRAYGFSNAPEGHTIADVLATKADRTAPLVYVHPSHSVREAIDVMATTGVSQLLVLSAEPPVVLGEVKGTISEDVLLDLVFTGKVKLTDEVAGVIGDQLPLIGVNEPVSVARAAFADAEAMLVTDGGKALGVITRTDLLTYLSA; from the coding sequence ATGAAGTACGCAGAATCCATCGTCGACCTCGTCGGCAACACGCCGCTCGTGAAGCTCAGCCACGTGGTCGTTGGCGCCACCGAGGCGACTGTGCTCGCGAAGCTCGAGTACCTGAACCCCGGCGGGTCGGTCAAGGACCGCATCGCCTCGCGCATGATCGAGGCCGCCGAGCGCGACGGCCTGCTGCAGCCCGGCGGCACGATCGTCGAGCCGACCTCGGGCAACACGGGCGTGGGCCTGGCGCTCGTCGCCCAGCAGCGCGGCTACCGCTGCATCTTCGTCGTGCCCGACAAGTTCGGTGAGGAGAAGCGCAACGTGCTCACGGCCTACGGCGCCGAGGTCGTCGTGACGCCGACGTCGGTCGCTCCCGACGGCCCCGAGTCGTACTACAGCGTCTCCGACCGCATCGTGCGTGAGACGCCCGGCGCCTACAAGCCGAACCAGTTCGCGAACCCGAACGGCCCGCGCTCGCACTACGAGACCACTGGCCCCGAGATCTGGGACGACACCGAGGGGCGCGTCACGCACTTCGTCGCCGGCATCGGCACCGGCGGCACGATCACCGGCACCGGTCGCTACCTGCGCGAGGTGTCGGGCGATCGGGTGCGCGTGATCGGCGCCGACCCCGAGGGCTCGGTGTACTCGGGCGGCACCGGTCGCCCCTACTTCGTCGAGGGAGTCGGCGAGGACATGTGGCCAGAGACGTTCGACCCCGACGTGCCGCACGAGGTGCTCGCCGTCTCCGACCGCGACGCGTTCGAGATGACGAGGCGCCTCGCCCGTGAGGAGGGCCTCCTCGTCGGCGGCTCGAGCGGCATGGCGGTGGTCGCCGCCCTCCGCGCCGCGAAGGACGCCTCGCCCGACGACGTCTTCGTCGTGCTGCTGCCCGACGGCGGGCGCGGGTACCTCGGCAAGATCTTCAACGACAAGTGGATGCGCGCCTACGGCTTCTCGAACGCGCCAGAGGGGCACACGATCGCCGATGTGCTCGCCACGAAGGCCGACCGCACGGCGCCCCTCGTCTACGTGCACCCCAGTCACAGCGTTCGCGAGGCGATCGACGTGATGGCCACGACCGGCGTCTCGCAGCTGCTCGTGCTCTCGGCCGAGCCGCCCGTGGTGCTCGGCGAGGTGAAGGGCACGATCAGCGAAGACGTGCTGCTCGACCTCGTGTTCACCGGCAAGGTGAAGCTCACCGACGAGGTCGCGGGCGTCATCGGCGACCAACTGCCGCTCATCGGCGTCAACGAGCCCGTCTCCGTCGCGCGGGCCGCGTTCGCCGACGCGGAGGCGATGCTCGTCACCGACGGCGGCAAGGCGCTCGGCGTCATCACGCGCACCGACCTGCTCACCTACCTCTCGGCGTAG
- a CDS encoding cystathionine gamma-synthase — MNISDRAGFDTLAIHAGQAFDPTTGAVIPPVYLTSTYVQDGIGGLREGYEYSRGGNPTRTALETQLAALERGIRGLSFASGLAAEDALLRTVLAPGDHVVVGNDVYGGTHRLIRKVHGAWGVRHSTVDLGDLDAVRAAIEPGVTKVLWIETPSNPLMKITDIAALAALGAEAGALVVVDNTFATPALQQPIALGAQVVVHSTTKYLGGHSDVVGGALVFAPGQEELAEQVTFTQFAAGAVSGPFDAFLTTRGIKTLGIRMERHSATAQLIAERLAEHDGIARVYYPGLESHEGHELAARQMSGFGGMLSIDLAGGGEAARRFAESTTLFQLAESLGGVESLVNHPWAMTHASVRGTEAEVAESIVRLSVGIEDANDLLADIDEALARL, encoded by the coding sequence ATGAACATCTCCGACCGCGCCGGCTTCGACACGCTCGCGATCCACGCCGGCCAGGCGTTCGACCCCACGACGGGCGCGGTGATCCCGCCCGTCTACCTCACCTCGACCTACGTGCAGGACGGCATCGGCGGCCTGCGCGAGGGCTACGAGTACTCGCGCGGCGGCAACCCGACCCGCACCGCACTCGAGACCCAGCTCGCGGCGCTGGAGCGCGGCATCCGGGGCCTCTCGTTCGCCTCGGGCCTCGCCGCCGAAGACGCGCTGCTGCGCACGGTGCTCGCACCGGGCGACCACGTCGTGGTCGGCAACGACGTGTACGGCGGCACGCACCGGCTCATCCGCAAGGTGCACGGCGCCTGGGGCGTGCGGCACAGCACGGTCGACCTGGGCGACCTCGACGCGGTGCGCGCCGCGATCGAGCCGGGGGTCACGAAGGTGCTCTGGATCGAGACGCCCTCGAATCCGCTCATGAAGATCACCGACATCGCCGCGCTCGCCGCCCTCGGCGCCGAGGCCGGCGCGCTCGTCGTGGTCGACAACACGTTCGCGACGCCGGCGCTGCAGCAGCCGATCGCGCTCGGCGCGCAGGTCGTCGTGCACTCGACGACGAAGTACCTCGGCGGCCACTCCGACGTGGTCGGCGGCGCGCTCGTGTTCGCGCCGGGGCAGGAGGAGCTCGCCGAGCAGGTGACGTTCACGCAGTTCGCGGCGGGCGCCGTCTCGGGCCCGTTCGACGCGTTCCTCACGACGCGCGGCATCAAGACCCTCGGCATCCGCATGGAGCGCCACAGCGCCACCGCCCAGCTCATCGCCGAGCGGCTCGCCGAGCACGACGGCATCGCACGCGTGTACTACCCGGGCCTCGAGTCGCACGAGGGGCACGAACTCGCGGCGCGCCAGATGTCGGGCTTCGGCGGCATGCTCTCGATCGATCTGGCCGGCGGCGGCGAGGCGGCCCGCCGGTTCGCGGAGTCGACGACGCTGTTCCAGCTCGCCGAGTCGTTGGGCGGCGTCGAGTCGCTCGTGAACCACCCGTGGGCGATGACGCATGCCTCGGTGCGCGGCACCGAGGCCGAGGTCGCCGAGTCGATCGTGCGCCTGTCGGTCGGCA